The Blautia pseudococcoides genome segment CACCAGCGTGATCGGCAAAAGCGACAAACTCCTCATTGCAGCAAACGGTGCCTACGGGGAGAGAATGGCCGACATTGCCGCTCATGCAGGCATCCCCTATGTACTTTACCGTGAGGAATACGACAAAGTCCCCTCCCCCAAGATCATTAAAAAAATCATGAAAGAGGACCCGGAGATCACACATGTATCCATGGTACACAGCGAGACAACATCCGGTATCCTCAACGACATAGAGTCAGTTGCAAAAGTAGTAAAAGAAATGGGCAGGACCTTCATCGTGGATGCCATGTCCAGCTTCGGGGGCGTAGATATCCCGGCAGCCCAATGGGGTATTGACTTCCTGGTCAGCAGTGCCAACAAATGCATCCAGGGCGTTCCCGGATTCTCCTTCATCATCTGCAGAACAGACAAACTCATGGACAGCAGCGGAAAAGCCAGAAGCCTGTCCCTGGATCTGTACGACCAGTGGCTGACCATGAACAAAGACGGAAAATGGCGTTTTACATCCCCCACCCACGTAGTTCTGGCCTTTGCGAAAGCCCTGGAGGAACTGGAGGAGGAAGGCGGCATCCCGGCCCGTTCCAAACGCTACGCAGAGAACAACCGTTACCTCATCGAAAAACTACGGGAACTGGGAATCCGCCCCTACATAGAAGGCAGATACCAAGGCCCCATCATCACCACCTTCTTCTATCCGGAGGGAAGCCGCTTCTCCTTCCAGGAGATGTACCGGTACATCAAAGAGAGAGGCTATGC includes the following:
- the phnW gene encoding 2-aminoethylphosphonate--pyruvate transaminase, whose product is MLNYKLLTPGPLTTTDTVKKEMLFDHCTWDDDYKKITLKIRSQLLKLAHVSEPEYTVVLMQGSGTFGVESVITSVIGKSDKLLIAANGAYGERMADIAAHAGIPYVLYREEYDKVPSPKIIKKIMKEDPEITHVSMVHSETTSGILNDIESVAKVVKEMGRTFIVDAMSSFGGVDIPAAQWGIDFLVSSANKCIQGVPGFSFIICRTDKLMDSSGKARSLSLDLYDQWLTMNKDGKWRFTSPTHVVLAFAKALEELEEEGGIPARSKRYAENNRYLIEKLRELGIRPYIEGRYQGPIITTFFYPEGSRFSFQEMYRYIKERGYAIYPGKVTDADTFRIGNIGEIYHEDMENLYNIIKEFLEADKK